The genome window GACAACTTTTTTCATTTTTGATTAAATAAAATGGTTAATAAACTAAATATCATTGTGTTGTAAAAGCAAAATGCAATTATGGAGGGTACAGCGATTTTGGATCCAGCATAATGAACCTAACATATATAAGTCCATTCTTGATGCCCGTAATAATATAAATATTTTTAGTGAAATCCATAGTGGAAAACCACTAAAAAAATAATTTATTATGTTTCTAAATTAGATATTTAAAACCTCCGGTTGCCTCACAAATGGTGGATCGCAGCGATGGAAGGATGGGAATGCTGAGTTCTGAGTTTTGACCGCCGACCGCTGACCGCCGAGCGCAAACTGCGAACTGGGAACTGCGAACTGTTTCACTTTTTCACCGTTTCACTGTTTCACATAATTTATTATTTTTGTTTTTTAATTATAAAGAGATGACTGAAAAGAAGAAAGTAGCCGTAAAGGAAAAGCATGCTGGCATAAGGGCTATTGAACCGGTATCCAGGTCCGGGTTTGCATTTGGAAAGGAGAATTACCGCTTATTGCTGATAGGCCTGGCTTTGATCGTTCTCGGCTTTCTCCTCATGATTGGCGGGGGGTCTGACGATCCAAAAGTTTTCAGCCAGGATATTTTCAATTTCCGCAGGATTACCCTGGCCCCGATCCTGATCCTTGCAGGTTATGTGGTTGAGATTTTCGCCATTATGAAAAAACCAAAGGATTAATCCTTATCATAGGTCCTATCGCCATTTTCGCCGGATAGTTTCAGGATTGATATTAAAAATATATGGAATTTGATTTTATCCGGGGTGAACTGCTGCTGATCGACAAGGCGATCGACTGGACCTCATTTGATGCTGTCAACAAGGTCCGGCGGCTGATCAGCCGGCAACTGGGAAAGAAGCTGAAGGTCGGGCATGCGGGCACACTGGATCCCAAAGCCACGGGGCTTCTGCTGATCTGCACCGGCGCCATGACCAAACGGATCAACGAGCTGGTAGGCCTCGACAAAGAATATGCCGGCACCTTCCTCCTCGGTGCTACAACCCCTTCTTATGATTCAGAAACCGAAATAAATCATAAATCGGAAACCGGCCATCTTACATCTGAAATGATACTGGCTGCTACTCAAAAATTCATCGGAACCATCCA of Bacteroidales bacterium contains these proteins:
- a CDS encoding DUF3098 domain-containing protein, with amino-acid sequence MTEKKKVAVKEKHAGIRAIEPVSRSGFAFGKENYRLLLIGLALIVLGFLLMIGGGSDDPKVFSQDIFNFRRITLAPILILAGYVVEIFAIMKKPKD
- the truB gene encoding tRNA pseudouridine(55) synthase TruB; the protein is MEFDFIRGELLLIDKAIDWTSFDAVNKVRRLISRQLGKKLKVGHAGTLDPKATGLLLICTGAMTKRINELVGLDKEYAGTFLLGATTPSYDSETEINHKSETGHLTSEMILAATQKFIGTIQQVPPQFSAKLVEGKRAYLSARKNKEVKIEPVTITIKEFEITRIDLPEVSFRVVCSKGTYIRSLARDFGEALNSGAYLTSLRRTGIGRYSVQDALTVAQFEALLYLE